A single Methanobrevibacter boviskoreani JH1 DNA region contains:
- a CDS encoding DUF2070 family protein, protein MSSMSSVAGLSKYITTLPNIKFSVKATITITFILGLLISIIRPYPTNILLGIIIGGIISFIIYGLSGIISGFINQNLISSFNGINLKIKHSMFLSFINSTILSVITLIGSIISSNPNFVINFIEFGYILIFAFSFLVFWGATQVNMKKSSLVALIQPVISIFLLLAVNFIGLNVYSVSFSIYLVVKMLIGCLIFLIAIYLFVKTINSPMKTNMSIDGLQLLSLFITHMNEGSHDLEELFVKSGADIDTVVSIVSFKTKEKIKALFISPAVHPGPLGNIGGGNMPTNLANRFKPFTMIAHGPSTHDFNPASIKELDKIEDSIRKGLYKMEYSKSASKFVRYTNKSAKIGVQSFNDGIVLLNTFAPLGSDDIEFSVGLTMMVQANKTFENKSTVIVDCHNSFSEESGQVLPGDPQVFELIDGISKIKLGKKYSNIKVGCSQNLMDGLGKEEGVGDSGVKTMIVDVEGQKTAYILFDSNNMEVGFRQEILDFVYKCGIDEAEVMTTDTHSVNTISRGYNPIGLSNRAQIIDYVKETIEEALEDLEEVEVGCSTEKIENLKTFGPNRSTELISTISSIVQVGKIIGPVIFVFAFILTFIWLFLL, encoded by the coding sequence ATGTCTAGTATGAGTAGTGTAGCAGGTCTTTCAAAATATATTACTACACTTCCCAATATTAAATTTTCAGTAAAAGCCACAATAACTATTACATTTATTTTAGGTTTATTAATTTCAATTATTAGACCTTATCCCACTAACATTCTGCTTGGAATAATTATTGGTGGTATAATATCATTTATAATATATGGATTAAGTGGTATAATTAGTGGATTTATAAATCAAAATCTTATTAGTTCATTTAATGGAATAAATCTAAAAATCAAACATTCAATGTTTCTATCTTTTATAAATTCCACAATACTTTCAGTTATTACGTTAATCGGATCTATAATCTCCAGCAATCCTAATTTTGTAATAAATTTTATTGAATTTGGATATATTCTAATATTTGCTTTCAGCTTTCTGGTTTTCTGGGGAGCAACCCAAGTAAATATGAAAAAATCAAGTTTAGTTGCATTAATTCAACCAGTGATAAGTATTTTTTTATTGCTTGCAGTTAATTTCATTGGACTTAATGTATACAGTGTATCTTTCAGTATATATCTAGTTGTTAAAATGCTTATAGGCTGTCTTATCTTTCTTATTGCAATATATCTATTTGTTAAAACAATTAACTCACCAATGAAAACAAACATGAGTATTGATGGATTGCAACTATTAAGCTTATTTATAACACATATGAATGAAGGTTCCCATGATTTAGAAGAGTTATTCGTTAAATCAGGAGCGGATATCGACACCGTTGTAAGTATTGTTAGTTTTAAAACGAAAGAGAAAATCAAAGCATTATTTATTAGTCCGGCAGTTCATCCGGGACCTTTAGGAAATATCGGTGGAGGAAATATGCCTACAAATCTTGCAAATAGATTTAAACCATTTACCATGATTGCCCATGGACCTTCAACCCATGATTTTAATCCTGCAAGCATTAAGGAATTAGATAAAATAGAAGACAGTATTAGAAAAGGATTATACAAGATGGAATATTCTAAAAGTGCAAGCAAATTTGTAAGATATACAAACAAATCCGCAAAAATAGGTGTCCAATCTTTTAACGATGGAATTGTACTGTTAAATACCTTTGCACCACTTGGTAGTGATGACATTGAATTTAGTGTAGGCCTTACCATGATGGTTCAGGCAAATAAAACATTTGAAAATAAATCAACGGTTATAGTAGATTGTCATAATTCTTTCTCAGAGGAATCTGGTCAAGTATTGCCCGGCGATCCACAGGTATTTGAATTAATTGACGGAATAAGTAAAATTAAACTAGGCAAGAAATATTCAAATATCAAGGTAGGATGTAGTCAAAATCTAATGGATGGACTAGGAAAAGAGGAAGGTGTTGGAGACAGTGGTGTAAAAACCATGATCGTAGATGTTGAAGGTCAAAAAACAGCATACATACTTTTCGATTCCAACAATATGGAAGTCGGCTTTAGACAGGAGATTTTAGACTTTGTATACAAATGTGGTATTGATGAGGCAGAGGTTATGACCACAGATACACATAGCGTAAATACAATCTCAAGAGGATATAACCCAATTGGATTGAGTAACAGGGCCCAAATCATTGATTATGTAAAGGAAACAATTGAGGAAGCCCTTGAAGATCTTGAAGAGGTTGAAGTTGGATGCAGTACAGAAAAAATAGAGAATCTAAAAACATTCGGACCTAACAGATCTACAGAATTAATCTCAACAATAAGTTCAATAGTTCAAGTAGGAAAGATTATAGGTCCGGTGATATTTGTTTTTGCTTTCATACTTACATTTATCTGGTTATTTTTATTATAA
- a CDS encoding FumA C-terminus/TtdB family hydratase beta subunit, which translates to MIDLKTPLHSDDVKDLKVGDVITITGTIYTARDQAHRRIVEDGEPFDLDGKVLFHAGPIINKKDDGTYEVVAIGPTTSMRMNPYEADVIDKGVRVVIGKGGMDDNVRQALKDNNAVYVVATGGCAALYVDAVREVDSVTWLDLGVPEAMWELKVDSFGPLIVAMDSQGKSLYD; encoded by the coding sequence ATGATAGATTTAAAAACTCCATTACACTCAGATGATGTAAAGGATTTAAAAGTAGGGGATGTTATCACCATTACCGGAACAATATACACTGCAAGAGATCAAGCTCACAGGCGTATAGTTGAAGATGGTGAGCCTTTTGATTTGGATGGAAAGGTCTTATTCCATGCAGGTCCTATTATAAATAAAAAAGATGATGGTACCTATGAAGTTGTAGCAATCGGACCTACTACCTCTATGAGAATGAATCCCTATGAGGCTGATGTAATCGACAAGGGTGTAAGAGTTGTTATTGGTAAGGGCGGTATGGACGATAATGTTCGTCAGGCTTTAAAAGATAACAATGCGGTATATGTCGTTGCAACTGGGGGATGTGCTGCATTATATGTTGATGCTGTAAGGGAAGTAGATAGTGTAACCTGGTTGGATTTAGGTGTGCCTGAAGCAATGTGGGAGTTAAAAGTAGATTCATTTGGACCTTTAATAGTGGCTATGGACTCTCAGGGCAAATCATTATACGATTAA
- a CDS encoding TIGR03576 family pyridoxal phosphate-dependent enzyme — protein sequence MIVENSLDELKKREAAYKIIKDNIESKGEDPLYDLTGLSGGFLASGDELNLLQTYIGPAIFEDKIQEIGKKHMGGEKICPLNRTSSGILATILALVKKGDNVVHFLKSHPAHPSIIRACDLVGANYSEYIDLDEFNIPQNTSLVIITGSTMDHQVLDEESFKIIINAAHERNIPVFVDDASGARLRTAIFNQKPACDLGADLAITSTDKLMKGPRGGLMAGREDLINKVKAKSNEFGLEAQAPIILAMINALEDYDPENLRASISKRDELFDLLDKSYNMFETTPTGVMVSKESLTEEVKSKTDDCNLSLTDLSFLWSMILLKEEHIITIPAVSMPGASVTIRFDLSANDSDKLEISEIFNRIDKSFKTLIKVCADEDTSRKIIYNEE from the coding sequence ATGATTGTAGAAAATTCTTTAGATGAACTTAAAAAAAGAGAAGCTGCTTATAAAATTATTAAAGATAATATTGAATCTAAGGGTGAAGATCCATTATATGATTTAACTGGACTTTCCGGAGGTTTTCTTGCAAGTGGGGATGAGTTAAATTTACTTCAAACTTATATTGGTCCAGCTATTTTTGAGGATAAAATTCAAGAGATAGGTAAAAAACATATGGGTGGAGAGAAAATCTGTCCACTTAATAGGACCAGTTCCGGAATTCTTGCAACTATACTTGCACTTGTTAAAAAAGGAGATAATGTTGTACACTTTCTTAAAAGTCATCCTGCACATCCGTCCATTATAAGGGCATGTGATTTAGTAGGTGCAAACTATTCAGAATATATAGATCTTGATGAATTTAATATACCTCAGAATACTTCCCTTGTAATTATTACGGGTTCCACTATGGACCATCAAGTTTTGGATGAGGAAAGTTTTAAAATAATTATTAATGCTGCACATGAGAGGAATATTCCTGTATTTGTAGATGATGCTAGTGGTGCAAGGCTCCGTACAGCTATTTTTAATCAAAAACCAGCATGTGATTTAGGAGCGGATCTGGCTATTACAAGTACTGATAAATTGATGAAGGGACCTCGTGGTGGATTAATGGCAGGTCGTGAAGATTTAATAAACAAGGTTAAAGCCAAATCAAATGAGTTTGGACTTGAAGCTCAGGCTCCAATTATTCTTGCAATGATTAATGCTTTAGAAGACTATGATCCTGAAAATCTCAGGGCTTCTATTTCAAAAAGAGATGAGCTATTTGATCTTTTAGATAAATCTTATAATATGTTTGAGACAACTCCAACAGGGGTGATGGTTTCAAAAGAGTCCTTAACAGAAGAAGTTAAATCAAAAACTGATGACTGTAATCTATCTTTAACTGATCTATCATTTTTATGGAGTATGATTTTACTTAAGGAGGAACATATTATTACAATTCCTGCAGTGTCTATGCCTGGCGCATCTGTTACTATAAGATTTGATTTGTCTGCTAATGACTCAGACAAGCTTGAAATATCCGAGATATTTAATAGAATTGATAAGTCTTTTAAAACATTAATTAAGGTTTGTGCTGATGAGGATACGTCTAGAAAAATTATTTATAATGAGGAATAA
- a CDS encoding acetyl-CoA carboxylase biotin carboxylase subunit has translation MFDKILIANRGEIAIRIMRACRDLDVKSVAIYSDADKNSLYTNYADEKYPLGNPSPQKSYLNIDKIIDIALKSGADAIHPGYGFLAENPEFGKECEKNGIKLIGPSGDVINKMGDKITSKQIMRKAGVPVIEGTDKGVTNIDEAIKIAEKIDYPVIIKASAGGGGIGMRTVYEEDELVRAIESTQSVAKTNFGDSTVFIEKYLEKPRHIEFQVLADENGNVIHLADRECSIQRRHQKLLEEAPSPIMTDELREQMGESTVKAAEYIGYSSAGTIEYLYDKGNYYFLEMNTRVQVEHPITEAVTNVDIVKEQIKVASGLDLSFSQDDITVNGHAIECRINAEDPLRNFAPNPGRITAYRSPGGPGVRLDGGVYRNYTIPSFYDSMISKLITFGRTREEAISRMKRALSEYIVLGVKTTIPFHKAIIRNPNFLSGDLNTHFIDENKKLIYEEMENVIAEDVENVNRLKSTFIPQQKIAAISAAVGSYLTESNKRQIN, from the coding sequence ATGTTTGATAAGATACTGATTGCAAATAGGGGAGAAATTGCAATTAGAATAATGAGAGCATGTCGTGATTTAGACGTTAAAAGTGTTGCAATCTATTCTGATGCAGATAAAAATTCCTTATATACAAATTATGCAGATGAAAAATACCCATTAGGAAATCCAAGTCCTCAAAAATCATATTTAAATATTGATAAAATTATTGATATTGCTTTAAAATCAGGTGCAGATGCAATACACCCTGGTTATGGATTTTTAGCTGAAAATCCTGAGTTTGGTAAAGAATGTGAAAAAAATGGTATTAAACTTATTGGGCCTAGTGGAGATGTTATTAATAAGATGGGAGATAAAATAACATCAAAACAAATCATGAGAAAAGCAGGGGTTCCTGTAATTGAAGGTACTGATAAAGGTGTAACTAATATCGATGAGGCTATAAAAATAGCTGAAAAGATAGATTATCCTGTTATCATTAAAGCATCAGCTGGAGGTGGAGGAATAGGTATGCGTACTGTATATGAAGAGGATGAATTAGTGCGTGCCATTGAATCAACTCAATCTGTTGCAAAAACTAACTTCGGGGATTCTACTGTATTTATTGAAAAGTATTTGGAAAAGCCTAGACATATAGAATTCCAGGTATTGGCTGATGAAAATGGAAACGTTATCCATTTAGCTGATCGTGAGTGTTCAATTCAAAGAAGACACCAAAAATTACTTGAGGAGGCACCTTCTCCAATCATGACCGATGAACTTAGGGAGCAAATGGGAGAGAGTACTGTTAAGGCAGCAGAATATATAGGTTATAGTAGTGCAGGTACTATTGAATACCTATATGATAAGGGAAACTATTATTTCCTTGAAATGAATACTCGTGTTCAGGTAGAACACCCTATTACTGAAGCTGTAACCAATGTGGATATTGTTAAGGAACAAATTAAGGTAGCTTCTGGATTAGATTTAAGTTTCAGTCAAGATGATATTACAGTAAATGGTCATGCAATTGAATGCCGTATTAATGCAGAAGATCCTTTAAGGAACTTTGCACCTAACCCTGGAAGAATTACTGCATATCGTTCACCAGGTGGTCCGGGGGTACGTTTGGACGGTGGTGTATATAGGAATTATACAATTCCAAGTTTTTATGATTCAATGATTTCAAAATTAATTACATTTGGCCGTACAAGGGAAGAGGCAATTAGTAGAATGAAAAGGGCATTAAGTGAATATATTGTACTTGGTGTAAAAACTACAATTCCATTCCATAAGGCTATTATCAGAAATCCTAACTTCCTATCTGGAGACTTGAACACACACTTTATTGATGAAAATAAAAAATTGATATATGAGGAAATGGAGAATGTAATTGCCGAGGATGTAGAAAATGTAAACCGTCTTAAATCAACATTTATTCCACAACAAAAAATTGCTGCAATATCTGCAGCGGTAGGTTCTTATTTAACTGAAAGTAATAAAAGGCAAATAAATTAG
- a CDS encoding biotin--[acetyl-CoA-carboxylase] ligase, translating to MNKEILELISNKYDFKNKSAEEILQLGINDITTAVKELGNEPSDFFSKDKCNSYLETDEIGREMYLFKSVKSTNTVAKFLSRNVSNGTVILSETQTRGRGRKGTEYQSPKGGIWLSIILKPDVTPSKAPLLTLATAVAVTRTLDHFNIHAEIKWPNDILIHDKKACGILTESIARFNNLESVIIGVGINSEIDINEFPEEIRDCSIALSDVVDGDINPEKGTAYFFKEFEFIYNKFLEGDIGFIFDEWRKYNHTIGKFVEIQQPLGKVINGYAVGIDQEGALVIEKADHTLVKVVSGRCRLLD from the coding sequence ATGAATAAGGAAATTCTTGAACTTATATCCAACAAATATGATTTTAAAAATAAGAGTGCTGAGGAGATTCTTCAACTAGGTATTAATGATATTACAACTGCAGTTAAAGAATTAGGTAATGAACCATCAGATTTCTTCTCAAAAGATAAATGTAATTCATACCTTGAAACCGATGAGATTGGCAGGGAAATGTATTTATTTAAATCTGTAAAATCAACTAACACCGTTGCTAAATTCCTATCTCGTAACGTTTCAAATGGAACGGTTATATTGTCTGAGACACAAACAAGAGGGAGAGGTAGAAAAGGTACAGAATATCAATCTCCAAAAGGGGGAATCTGGTTATCCATAATATTAAAACCAGATGTCACTCCCTCAAAAGCACCTCTTTTGACTCTTGCAACTGCTGTTGCAGTTACTCGTACATTGGATCATTTTAACATTCATGCAGAGATTAAATGGCCAAACGATATATTAATCCATGATAAAAAGGCATGCGGTATTTTAACAGAATCAATAGCTAGGTTCAACAATCTGGAAAGTGTTATTATTGGTGTTGGAATAAATTCTGAAATAGATATTAATGAATTCCCTGAGGAGATAAGGGACTGTAGTATTGCTCTTAGTGATGTAGTTGACGGAGATATTAATCCAGAAAAAGGTACTGCATATTTCTTCAAAGAATTTGAATTTATATATAATAAATTCTTAGAGGGGGATATTGGTTTCATATTTGATGAATGGAGAAAATACAATCATACCATTGGTAAATTTGTTGAAATACAACAACCTTTAGGTAAAGTCATTAATGGTTATGCTGTTGGTATTGACCAAGAAGGAGCTTTAGTCATTGAAAAAGCAGATCATACTTTGGTTAAAGTGGTATCTGGACGATGTAGACTTTTAGACTAG
- a CDS encoding METTL5 family protein, which yields MIKITKKKHLEMILQNIPSHPNPKVEFEQYSTPSSIASDVLWNAYTLGDIYNMDIVDLGCGTGIFSIGSIFLGANSVLGIDIDDESLEMAQNVSKHIGISTEKMDSLHFFQGNVNNLKKIKDLDISGFSNDKVDTLIQNPPFGSQEKAKNGADRRFIDFACENSEVIYSFHMASTHDFIVNYFEDLGAKITHEFYYNFPLKKIYKFHTQESRNVGVIVFRVETF from the coding sequence ATGATAAAAATTACTAAGAAAAAACATTTGGAAATGATTCTTCAAAATATCCCCTCTCACCCCAATCCTAAGGTGGAATTTGAACAATATTCCACTCCTTCAAGTATTGCCTCTGATGTTTTATGGAATGCATATACCTTAGGTGATATTTATAATATGGATATTGTAGATTTGGGATGTGGTACTGGAATTTTTTCAATAGGATCTATATTTTTAGGTGCAAATTCAGTACTTGGAATAGATATTGATGATGAGTCCTTAGAAATGGCTCAAAATGTATCAAAACATATAGGTATAAGTACTGAAAAAATGGATAGTTTACATTTTTTTCAGGGCAATGTTAATAATCTTAAGAAAATTAAAGATTTGGACATTTCCGGATTTTCCAACGATAAAGTAGATACACTAATTCAGAACCCTCCGTTTGGTTCCCAGGAAAAGGCTAAAAATGGTGCTGATAGAAGGTTTATAGATTTTGCATGTGAAAACTCGGAGGTAATATATTCATTTCATATGGCCAGCACTCATGATTTCATAGTGAATTATTTTGAGGATTTAGGTGCTAAGATTACCCATGAATTTTACTATAATTTTCCTTTAAAAAAGATTTATAAATTTCACACTCAGGAATCTAGGAATGTTGGGGTAATTGTTTTTAGAGTTGAAACTTTTTAA
- a CDS encoding putative RNA uridine N3 methyltransferase, producing the protein MQNINLFIPNSFLAETNDLKLKTYKVGIIGRALAVFRVNKVIIYNDSSFNDERGRKDAKFIYDVLSYMNTPQYLRKRAFPIQEDLKHVGILPPLRTPHHPTNDSPKKGDFRQGFTVKRNKKGTFVDIGMDKLAFCKEQLTVNKIFSFKITKIAKEILVTPDEPEDIYWGYETVYDNDGLKKSLNKQNPDFVVITTRYADTINSIFDELRYKVNNVNNIAIVFGGPYSSVEGNYSDPKWESIEVNTIPNQGTKTVRTEEAVVATLSLFNLLLA; encoded by the coding sequence ATGCAAAATATTAATTTATTTATACCTAATTCATTTCTAGCAGAAACTAACGACTTGAAGTTAAAAACCTATAAAGTAGGTATTATCGGTAGAGCGTTAGCTGTTTTTCGTGTGAATAAGGTTATAATCTACAATGATAGTTCTTTCAATGATGAAAGAGGAAGAAAAGACGCTAAATTTATCTATGATGTTTTAAGTTATATGAACACTCCTCAATATTTGAGAAAAAGAGCGTTCCCTATTCAGGAAGATTTAAAACATGTAGGAATTTTACCACCTTTAAGAACTCCACATCATCCTACTAATGACTCTCCAAAGAAAGGAGATTTTAGACAGGGTTTCACTGTAAAGAGAAATAAAAAAGGAACTTTTGTAGATATTGGTATGGATAAATTAGCTTTTTGTAAAGAGCAATTAACAGTTAATAAAATTTTTAGTTTTAAGATTACTAAAATTGCTAAAGAGATATTAGTCACACCTGATGAACCAGAGGACATTTATTGGGGATACGAGACTGTCTATGATAATGATGGTCTTAAAAAAAGCTTGAATAAGCAAAATCCTGATTTTGTTGTTATAACAACAAGATATGCCGATACAATAAATTCTATTTTTGATGAATTAAGGTATAAAGTGAATAATGTTAATAATATTGCTATTGTATTTGGTGGTCCTTATTCTTCTGTTGAAGGTAATTACTCAGATCCTAAATGGGAATCTATTGAAGTAAATACCATTCCTAATCAAGGAACTAAAACAGTAAGAACTGAAGAAGCAGTTGTTGCTACTTTATCTTTATTCAATTTACTCTTAGCTTAA
- the rpl3p gene encoding 50S ribosomal protein L3 — MVRHHQPRKGSVAFSPRKRVAKETPRIKSWPVSDESKLLAIAGYKVGMTHATVVDNRKNSPTNGMEVSTPVTVLEVPPVVVMGIRSYEKTNRGFKAITEVLADNLDEELSRKITLPKNYNKSDAIAKIQDALDHTDEIKVLVHTNPKMVSTPKKKPEIFECGIGGASVEEKLNTALELLGNEVNVSDVFNEGQYVDAIATTKGKGFQGVIKRWNIRIQYGKAARSSKKRHVGSIGPWTPNRTMWTVAQAGQMGYHKRTEFNKKIIKIGSKSDVNEVNPDGGFIKYGLVKNNYVLVKGSLPGPTKRLVILRKAIRPKSTDESAPQVNFISTKSKQGV, encoded by the coding sequence ATGGTTAGACATCATCAACCAAGAAAAGGGTCTGTTGCATTTAGTCCTAGAAAAAGAGTAGCAAAAGAAACTCCTAGAATTAAATCATGGCCTGTAAGTGATGAATCTAAATTACTTGCAATCGCTGGTTATAAAGTTGGTATGACTCATGCAACAGTTGTGGATAATCGTAAAAACTCCCCAACTAATGGTATGGAAGTATCCACTCCTGTAACTGTATTAGAAGTCCCACCAGTTGTTGTAATGGGAATTAGATCATATGAAAAAACAAATCGTGGATTTAAAGCTATTACCGAGGTTCTTGCAGATAATTTAGATGAAGAATTATCTAGGAAGATTACACTTCCTAAAAATTATAATAAATCTGATGCTATTGCAAAAATACAAGATGCTTTAGACCACACTGATGAAATTAAAGTTTTAGTACATACTAATCCTAAAATGGTAAGTACACCTAAGAAGAAACCTGAAATATTTGAATGTGGTATTGGTGGAGCTTCTGTTGAAGAAAAACTTAACACTGCACTTGAATTATTAGGTAATGAAGTAAATGTTAGTGATGTATTTAATGAAGGACAATATGTAGATGCTATTGCAACCACCAAAGGAAAAGGATTCCAAGGTGTTATTAAAAGATGGAATATTAGAATTCAATATGGTAAAGCTGCTCGTAGTAGTAAAAAGAGACACGTTGGTTCTATTGGTCCATGGACTCCTAACAGAACTATGTGGACTGTTGCTCAAGCAGGTCAAATGGGATACCATAAAAGAACAGAATTCAATAAGAAAATCATTAAAATTGGCTCAAAATCTGATGTTAATGAAGTAAACCCAGATGGTGGATTTATTAAATATGGATTAGTTAAAAACAATTATGTATTAGTAAAAGGATCTCTTCCAGGTCCAACTAAAAGGTTAGTTATCTTAAGGAAAGCTATCAGACCTAAATCTACTGATGAATCAGCTCCTCAAGTAAACTTTATTAGTACTAAATCTAAACAAGGGGTCTAA
- the rpl4p gene encoding 50S ribosomal protein L4 — translation MKVNVYSIEGEVSGEVELPAIFNEVYRPDLIKRAVISSQTARIQPMGNDPMAGKRTSAESWGSGRGAAMVPRIKNGAKAGFVPQAIGGRKAHPLRVEKVHHEKINNKERRFAIRSAVAATANKDLVEKRGHQIENVPAFPLVVEDDLEAVKKAKETREIFKNLGVYDDVIRAKNGKKIRAGRGKTRGRKYKKSKGPLVVVGDDKGISLGARNHAGVDVVSVENLNAELLAPGTHPGRLTIFTKSAVEKLGGLFQ, via the coding sequence ATGAAGGTTAATGTTTATTCTATTGAAGGAGAAGTTTCTGGTGAAGTAGAACTTCCAGCTATTTTTAATGAAGTTTACAGACCAGATTTAATCAAAAGAGCAGTTATTTCTTCTCAGACTGCTAGAATTCAACCTATGGGAAATGATCCTATGGCAGGTAAAAGAACTTCTGCTGAATCTTGGGGTTCAGGTAGAGGTGCAGCTATGGTACCAAGGATTAAAAATGGTGCAAAAGCTGGTTTCGTTCCACAAGCTATTGGTGGAAGAAAAGCTCACCCATTAAGAGTTGAAAAAGTACATCATGAAAAAATCAATAATAAGGAAAGAAGATTTGCAATTAGATCTGCTGTTGCTGCAACTGCAAATAAAGATTTAGTTGAAAAAAGAGGACACCAAATTGAAAATGTTCCTGCATTTCCATTAGTTGTTGAAGATGATCTTGAAGCAGTTAAAAAAGCTAAAGAAACTCGTGAAATCTTCAAAAACTTAGGTGTTTATGATGATGTAATCCGTGCTAAAAACGGTAAAAAGATTAGAGCAGGTAGAGGAAAAACTAGAGGTAGAAAATACAAAAAATCCAAAGGACCTTTAGTAGTTGTCGGTGATGATAAAGGTATCAGTTTAGGTGCTAGAAATCATGCTGGTGTAGATGTTGTATCTGTTGAAAATTTAAATGCTGAATTATTAGCTCCAGGTACTCATCCAGGAAGATTAACTATTTTTACAAAATCTGCTGTTGAAAAATTAGGAGGATTATTCCAATAA
- a CDS encoding 50S ribosomal protein L23, producing MDPYAVIVKPHVTEKTMNAIDFNNELTFVVSRNSSKADIKKAFETLFEEKVERVNTHISPKGLKLAYIKLVEEEKAEDIAVKIGVF from the coding sequence ATGGATCCATACGCAGTTATTGTTAAACCTCATGTTACTGAGAAAACTATGAATGCAATTGATTTTAATAATGAACTTACTTTTGTTGTATCAAGGAATTCTTCTAAAGCAGATATTAAAAAAGCTTTTGAAACCTTATTTGAAGAGAAAGTTGAAAGAGTCAACACTCATATCAGTCCTAAAGGTTTAAAATTAGCTTACATTAAACTTGTTGAAGAAGAAAAAGCAGAAGATATTGCTGTTAAAATAGGAGTATTCTAA
- a CDS encoding 50S ribosomal protein L2, producing the protein MGKRLIHQRRGRGNPPHRVASHRFKDKIQYRTYDDIEKEGSLKGIVTDIVHDPARSAPIAKVKFENGEKKFILAPESIQINDEIECGISAPISFGNTLPLAEIPEGTPVYNIENRPGDGGRFVRSSGTYASLITHDADKAVIELPSGELKTFNPQCRASIGIVAGGGRKEKPYLKAGNRWHATKAKGKKMMTVRGVAMNAVDHPHGGGNRQHPGRPTTISRHASPGRKVGSIAAKRTGKRR; encoded by the coding sequence ATGGGAAAACGATTAATACATCAAAGAAGAGGTAGAGGAAATCCTCCTCATCGTGTAGCTTCTCACAGGTTCAAAGATAAAATCCAATACAGAACTTATGATGATATTGAAAAAGAAGGTAGCTTAAAAGGAATTGTTACTGATATTGTACATGACCCTGCTAGATCTGCACCTATTGCTAAAGTTAAATTTGAAAATGGAGAGAAAAAATTCATATTAGCTCCAGAAAGTATTCAAATTAATGATGAAATTGAATGTGGTATTTCAGCACCTATCAGTTTTGGTAATACTTTACCCCTTGCAGAAATTCCTGAAGGTACTCCAGTATATAATATTGAGAACAGACCTGGAGACGGTGGACGTTTCGTAAGATCTTCTGGAACTTATGCTTCTTTAATTACTCATGATGCTGATAAAGCTGTAATTGAATTACCATCCGGTGAATTAAAAACTTTCAACCCTCAATGCCGTGCAAGTATTGGAATTGTTGCAGGCGGAGGAAGAAAAGAAAAACCATACCTTAAAGCAGGTAACAGATGGCATGCTACTAAGGCTAAAGGTAAGAAGATGATGACCGTTAGAGGAGTTGCAATGAACGCTGTAGATCACCCTCATGGTGGAGGTAACAGACAACACCCAGGACGTCCTACTACTATTTCAAGACATGCATCCCCTGGTAGAAAAGTTGGTTCAATTGCTGCTAAACGTACAGGTAAAAGACGATAG
- a CDS encoding 30S ribosomal protein S19 codes for MARKIYKYRGYTLEELQDMSLEDFMELLPARQRRSLKRGFLPRQQAVLDKMRKFSNKENKDGRPVVIKTHCRDMIVLPEMVGTTFGIYNGQTFEEVTIMPEMIGCYFGEFAPTRQRVQHGDPGMGATRSSMFVPLK; via the coding sequence TTGGCTCGAAAAATATATAAATATCGTGGATATACTTTAGAAGAATTACAAGATATGTCTTTAGAAGATTTCATGGAATTATTACCAGCAAGACAAAGAAGATCTTTAAAAAGAGGATTTTTACCAAGACAACAAGCTGTCTTAGATAAAATGAGAAAATTTAGTAATAAAGAAAATAAAGATGGTAGACCTGTTGTAATCAAAACTCATTGTAGAGATATGATTGTACTTCCTGAAATGGTTGGTACTACCTTCGGAATTTATAATGGTCAAACTTTTGAAGAAGTAACTATTATGCCAGAAATGATTGGCTGTTACTTTGGTGAATTTGCACCTACAAGACAAAGAGTTCAACATGGTGACCCAGGTATGGGAGCTACAAGATCATCTATGTTTGTACCATTGAAATAA